In Entelurus aequoreus isolate RoL-2023_Sb linkage group LG12, RoL_Eaeq_v1.1, whole genome shotgun sequence, the DNA window CCATTAGATCCCTATTCCAGACCCTTTTATCTGCCTTGGGAGGAACTTAGAGGAGGAGCGGTTAGGGCGAAGTGGCCCGTTGTTAGGAGAAAGAATGATCTGCTTGTAAACAGCACTGTTTTGGTTAAAAATGAGAAAAAGgaagtaatacagcatcaatcacaaaataaagcCATTCGAAGAGTaacctttgaccaaaagacaaatacagTCTAAGTTAGTGATCTcttaggggcggtatggcgtaatgggtagagcggccgtgccagaaacctgagggttgcaggttcgctccccgcctcttcacatccaaatcgctgccgttgtgtccttgggcaggacacttcacccttgcccccggtgccactcacactggtgaatgaatgatgaatgaatgataggtggtggtcggagggcccgtaggcgcaaactggcagcctcgcttccgtcagtctaccccagggcagctatggctacaaatgtagcttaccaccaccaggtgtgaatgaatgatgggttcccactagggatgtccgatgatggctttttgccgatatccgatattccgatattgtccaactctttaattaccgatatcaaccgataccgatatcaaccgatatacgcagtcgtggaattaacacattattatgcctaattcggacaaccaggtatggtgaagataaggtacttttttaaaaaaattagtaaaataagataaataaattaaaaacattttcttgaataaaaaagaaagtacaacaatataaaaacagttacatagaaactagtaatgaatgaaaattagtaaaattaacttttaaaggttagtactattagtggaccagcagcacgcacaatcatgtgtgcttacggactgtatcccttgcagactgtattgatatatattgatatataatgtaggaaccagaatattaataacagaaagaaacaacccttttgtgtaaatgagtgtaaatgggggagggaggttttttcggttggtgcactaattgtaagtgtatcttgtgttttttatgttgatttaataaaaataaaaataaaaacccgataccgataataaaaaaaccgataccgataatttccgatattacattttaacgcatatatcggccgataacatcggcaggccgatattatcggacatctctagttcccacttctctgtgagcgctttgagtatctaataatagaaaagcgcaatataaaatctaatccattcttatttttattattatctcgCATCACACTTTTCCTTATCCTATACTCTGGGAAGGTGAGCGTAGAATGTGGAAAGAACCAAGCAGAGCTATTGCTGCAGAGCCCCAAAATGGCAGCAGGGGAATATAAAAGTGTCCTCTCCGAGACACAGAACAGGCCAAATTCAGCGAAGAGAAGCTATACAACATGAATCacggcgtggctcagttggtagagcggctgtgtcagcaacctgagggttctggtcttccgccatcctagtgacgtccgttgtgtccttgtgccagacacttcaccattgctcctgatgggtcgtggttaggttcAATCAATcaccagcttctgccatcctagtcatgcctgttgtgtccttgagcaagtcaCTTCAcccttagggccttgcatggcagctcccgcgatcagtgtgtgaatgtggaaatagtgtcaaagcgctttgagtgtcttgaAGGGAGAAAAActctatacaaatataacccatttaccatttacttagaCTAAAATTGTTGTTAGACAAGAAATTACTAAAATATTAATTTTGCCACAAGACCTGACACATGTATCATTTTGCAATCATCTCAGAAGACAAGACGTACCAACTGGACCAAAGGGAGAAAGAGGAAGAAGCCCATGAAGGACCGGAATGCGCCCAAGGCGCCACTGACGGGCTACGTCCGCTTCATGAACGACAGGCGCGAGCAGCTGCGGGCCGAGCGTCCCGATGTTCCTTTCCCGGAGATCACCAGGATGCTGGGCAACGAGTGGAGCAAGCTGCCACCCGAGGAGAAGCAGGTATGGGAGCAATCCCGGGAAATGAACCGGGCTCGTCAtcctttttgtgtgtttgcagcGCTACTTAGAGGAGGCGGAGCGCGACAAGGAGCGCTACATGAGGGAGCTGGAGAAGTACCAGAAAACGGAGGCCTACAAACATTTCACCAGGAAGGTCCAAGAGAAGCAGAAGGGCAAGCGACACCGAGGAGGTGAGGAATGTCTGAAAGTCACTCATCTAAAATTCTTTAAGAGTGTAAGAATAATACAAGATAGACTGTTAAAGCAAGAGAAAGAAAAACTTCTCAGTCTTTGAAGACACtttgtacattttatatttaataacacTTAAGAGATCTTAAGCATGTTTTGTGCcattcacttttttattttgaattagCCTGTAAAAATGAACATCTATTAGCCAgaagacatttatttaaaaataaaataataataataataatgattgtcCTTAAATGTCAAAGCCACCCCAAAAAGTGACACATTTATTTCTACCCatgaaaaaatatcactttaatgagttgtacaaacacaaatacaatccTTTTGGGATGAATGATATTTTTTTCTCCcagtctttttatttatttatttattttttgggggaatgtagttaatcatagaactggcacccaatgttatcaaaaactttttatttttttattttattttattattttttttattatcagtccaacaaaataatacacaataatactataataatacaattccaactccaaaaccaatcccggcccagcaacattcattGAACATTCAAAAACTTACTGTTTCTAAAGACTGATAACTTATTTATGTCTATCATTTAGATGGAACTGTAGTTTGTGCTTGCCTTTCTTTGTAGCTGGCTTTTTGGAATCTTCTTTAGCAGCAGGCCTCTTTCATCATAGTGATGCTGGCGTTTCAGGTGACTGATAAGGTTCAATGTGTTGACACAAggtattttttttccctcctgGGGGAATGTTTGCCAAACATTTGTTGCAAATAGCACGCGGTATGTCTTCCACTGAAACAATGACGAAGTCCCAAACaatcgacgccatgtttgtttacaataagCTCCGGGGACAGACTTACAGCAAGACACATAAGAGAAAATGAGTGCTttatttgctcaccctaacccactTACAACACAGTTTGGGTATTTTTGCCTTATTGTAGCGTTTTTTACTATTATCGGTTATCAGAGCtatatttaaatattataaaatGTTTCTGTGTAAGGTCATAATTTCTCATCAACCCAATAATTATCGTGCACCCCGACACTCCGACACTATTTTACTTCTATgcagtgttttccacacatttactTCTTTGTGGCCGCATTGCCACAAATTAATTTGGATATTTGCCATTACTTGTTAGGAATTCTCCATGTTTATGGACATTtaggccttccgcccgaatgcagctgatataggctccagcaccccccgcgacccgaaagggacaagcggtagaaaaaggatgcatggatggattttgagattttttttattttgacacctTTTACTTTGAAAGTGCCTTTTCCGTTTCCTGTTTTTGCGTATGTTATGATGGGTAGCTTTCTATCGGCGCAGAAGTCATTGGGTGATGGCAGTTTTTTAAcgctttaaaaatatatttgacgCAATAATGGTGTCTCCTTAGCATGTGCCATGTTTTATTGATGTTCTAATATTATCTATAATATTTCACATCAGCTGTGTGTATTTAGTGAATAGCATCTGACTGCTAAACCAGTTAGCTAATATGGCAAACCTGCAAATATTATAGTCCAATTGACACAAATTGCTAGTATATTTGCTGCGATTGTTTGTGTTAATATTCACTTCATATGCCTAAAAGGAGCAGACTTTTAGACATTGTGAATCACTTTGTTCTCATCTGGTGAAGCGTGAAAGCTGGAAAATATGACTCATCTGCTGTCCTTGTCTTCTTCTTTCCTTCCTCACCAGATGTGGGGAACCAGGCCGCCAACGAGGCTCTGCATGAGGTTGGCACCTCCTCTTCCTGTGACATCAATATGTCATCAAGTCAATGCAAACGACATCAGGGAAATGACAGTTGTTATCCTTTTCACCTGGTTGTCCGTGTCCATCAGCAGAACGCAGAGGGAAAGGACAGAACCATCTTTGACATCCCCATCTTCACAGAGGAGTTCCTCAACCACAGCAAAGGTGAGCAGCTGACAAGTGCATAAACGATCGTTGCTACTATGTCCAATAAAAGTATAGCTAAATTGCCTGCGCTATTGCGTAGCTCGCGAAGCCGAGATGCGGCAACTCCGGAAGACCAACATGGAGTACGAGGAGCGCAACGCAGCGCTCCAGAAGCACGTGGAGAGCATGCGCGGCGCTGTGGACCGGCTGGAGGGCGACGTGATGCAAGAGCGGGGACGCAACAGTCTTCTCCAGCAGCACCTGGAGACGCTGCGGCAGGCGCTCGCCGCCAGCTTCTCCTCCGTGCCTCTGCCGGGTACAGAACACTACTCAAACATCTCTCCTGTTTTCCAATATCATGTTTACGCTCATGTAAAGTAGTTCCCAGAGCCTGAGCCCCAAAcgtgacaaaaacatttttttcacttgTTAGGTTCTCGTTTGAGAGAAGAGGTTGCATCTTTTCATGTCAAGAAGGACAAACCTCCTTCCTCATAGACATTATACCGCCTTTGACTTGTCTCGAGGTAGATGAGCCTACTCTACcttacaaaaataattaaaaaaaacaggcttcactacacaaatCTTCAAATGCAGCCGCCTCAAGCTCTGCCAACTATCTGTCAGTTAGCTACAGACATTGTGTcctttatgttgttgtatgtgatatattgcTTGTCAATTCAGTGCTTTAActaaggtaatgttgcaattttccatgccaaaaaAGAAAGCATGCCTGATAAaaaagcgctcaaaagtaaggctccccTTTTTTCAAAATTCGCTAGCTCGATGCTACTTTATTTTGGctatgccatagacatgctactgattagcattaacgattttacatggcgatttcaacactttcaaacttggtaatgaaaactacaactatgatgcctgttacaatcaaacagctggtgtgtaataaatacaatacttgcagtacaaacactttgtaggactcaacaaaagacaagactcgCACATTGAGATTACTTTCTGATTACGGCAACACACCTTTGACAAACTGaaattaataccgtattttttggactataagtcgacgtttttttcatagtttggccgtgggtgcgacgtatactccggagcgacttatgtgtgaaattattaacacattaccgtaaaatatcaaataatattatttatctcattcgcgtgagcGATGAAGgaaatgtccgcaatcgtcacacacacgtcagcataCGTCACTCACACGCCAACAAATAAGAATtcggtgcattgtgggtcatggaatactaactgctatatgctatatgctactgccggagctattaaaatggatcacatcaacattggcggtaacttataaaaactgagaagggctgaactaaaatggcaccgaaaaggaaatcatatactgcagattacaagccggacgacgagtgaaatatgcagcagaaaacggcgatcgagcagcagaaagaaagggagcggcgcataccaggaacgacaacgaggaagaagatttcatcggatttagcgatcaggagtgacagattgtttggtaaacgtatagcatgttctatatgttgtagttatttgaatgactcttaccataatatgttatgttaacataccaggcacgttctcagttggttatttgtgcgtcatataacgtacacttattcagcctgttgttcactattctttatttattttaaattgcctttcaaatgtctattcttggtgttggattttatcaaataaatttcccccaaaaatgcgacttatactccagtgcgacgtatatatgttttttgccgtctttattgtgcattttcggccggtgcgacgtatactccggagcgacttatagtccgaaaaatacggtacatacttgCAAATAAGACAAGTGTATGAAAACaagatgtaacaactggacagcacagttatcattatcagctcactgttaattGCCAAAAGGTTCTTTTTTAGAAtgtactttaaaaatgttttacattgatTACCACACgaacacacaaaaaagtacaacaaattgataccgttgagtaccggtatcaattTCTAGGTACCAAGGTTTGGTaatgtattggttcaaatgtgagaaAGGTACTCATTCCTCTGAAAGGACAGTGTATGAAACTTAAGTAAGTGATAGCTACACATCCCTACATCTATTAGGTTAGTGCAGAGTTACACACGCTTAGTCGGAGAAAACTCATTAGCGTTAAAGCTGCACACACAGTAGGACTTACTAAAATCGCTTTCAAACTGTCCAAATTCTAGAATGAGGTACGACATACTACCAACACTATTTACTTTGAAATCAGCATCATTGATTGGTGGTCATTTTGGTCAATCCGTCATCATTTCAGCAGCCACAGGTTATCTTCAACATGTGGAACAGACTCTTGTTTTGATACTTTAATGTGCAACAGCTGCCATCTACACCAGTTGTCAGTCAGCCTGCCAGTAGCATAGTTGGCATGCTTTCTTGTGTGTGGGACTGTAAAGACAGTTGCCAAACCTTGTGAAAGCTCCGCTGACAAGAAGGTGTCTTACTGCAGGAGGTGGCATCCAAGCGTTTTGTCTACCTGCAGATTTGCCAGTTCTGTCTTTAATTGGGCAAGCTGCTCTGTTTGCACCAACGTGACGTCAATGAACAGGTTGAGGCACTGTTTGATGCTGCTGTGAACAACAACCATTCATTCCCTTCAATAACAATCATATTACTCCTTTCTATCAATGTTTCTATCTTATCTGTAGGCAGTGGAGAGATGCCCACCCTGGACAGCATCGACGCCTACATGAAGAGGCTGCACAGCATCATTATGAGCAACCCGCAAGAACACGAGAACCTCATCAGCACTGTGAGAGACCTGGTCAGCCGTCTGGACAGGTAACGCCTCAACTTCTGagtaacaaacacacaggtggcGCTATGTCCCCTTCATGCGAGGTTATTTTAGTCCATGTGAAGACAGAAGAAAGTCATTTCAGgcccaataaaaaaaattatgaacttTTTATTATCGATTTTATTATGAACTTTTATCTGGATTTGCACCAAAAGGACACAAAATGCAGGCAATTGTTggaacattttttaatgaaactaTCTTCATTAAAGCTAAAACTAAAGGCCATTATACACAACATTGAAGAAGTGAAAATGTCAATCAACTCTTGTCTTGTCTCAGGTAATTGTGGCAGGTCCAATTAGAGAAGAAGAGAAATCACGCCAGCACTCAGCAAAGTCTCCGTCGCCCCAAAACACTTTTAATATTCTGTAAAGGTGACCAACATGATGTAGCTCCTCTTATTTATTTCTACtttttatacaatgaatttaCTTTATTGATCTAGCTGCAGATTTGTCAatgaaaatgaattaaaaaacaccTTTTTTTATCAACACTTAATTAGCATATTTAAAAGGGAAACATTGTgtaagtttgtaaaaaataatcgTGTTTTTAGCAGTTGATATTTTTAATGCTATGGTGAAGAATGTGccatttattttgtgtgtttgtgttttcaaTAAAGTttacaaaacaacacaaaatgtagCCGCTTTCCAATTCATTTATTAAAATGTTTCAAACGCTAAATGTGACGCTAATCCTCTTTACACCGCTTAAGAGATTAATTATACGCTCCCTTTAATTACAATTGATTATCCACCTTTTAACTGCATTGACTCAACTTAAAGCAATGACTGCACTAGTTTACAATGACTGATTAATTAGGTGTAATTCTGCTGCATTTTACCCTGTTAAGTCTTAATGGCAGCGCTGGTTTACAACTGATGGTTAATTACGCTGCTTTTAACCGAGTGAAGTCAACTAATAACTGTACTACTTTACAATTACGGCTGGGATTGCATTTAATTACACTCTGTTGAACTTGGTTAAGTCAACTAATAACTGTTCTTGTTTACAACTGATTAATTCCAGTTATGCTCCATTAAACTGTGTTGAGTCAACTTAACTAATGACTGCGCTAATTTACTATTACTAATTACATTTAATTTCACTCcattgaaaggcctactgaaatgaattttttttatttaaacggggatagcagatccattctatgtgtcatacttgataatttcgcgatattgccatatttttgctgaaaggatttagtagagaacaaccacgataaagttcgcaacttttagtcgctgataaaaaaaagccttgcctataccggaaatagcgtgatgtcacaggaggaaggactcctcacattttcccattgtttacaatgcagcgagagagattcggacagagaaagcgacgattaccccattaatttgagcgaggatgaaagatttgtggatgaggaaagtgagagtgaaggactacagtgcagtgcaggacgtatcttttttcgctctgaccgtaacttaggtacaagggttcattggattccacactttctcctttttctattgtggatcacggatttgtattttaaaccacctcatatc includes these proteins:
- the hmg20a gene encoding high mobility group protein 20A isoform X3, with amino-acid sequence MDEQQTPAANTENTNQRNGEEKTRRTNWTKGRKRKKPMKDRNAPKAPLTGYVRFMNDRREQLRAERPDVPFPEITRMLGNEWSKLPPEEKQRYLEEAERDKERYMRELEKYQKTEAYKHFTRKVQEKQKGKRHRGDVGNQAANEALHENAEGKDRTIFDIPIFTEEFLNHSKAREAEMRQLRKTNMEYEERNAALQKHVESMRGAVDRLEGDVMQERGRNSLLQQHLETLRQALAASFSSVPLPGSGEMPTLDSIDAYMKRLHSIIMSNPQEHENLISTVRDLVSRLDR
- the hmg20a gene encoding high mobility group protein 20A isoform X1 is translated as MDEQQTPAANTENTNQRNGEEKTRRTNWTKGRKRKKPMKDRNAPKAPLTGYVRFMNDRREQLRAERPDVPFPEITRMLGNEWSKLPPEEKQRYLEEAERDKERYMRELEKYQKTEAYKHFTRKVQEKQKGKRHRGDVGNQAANEALHEQNAEGKDRTIFDIPIFTEEFLNHSKAREAEMRQLRKTNMEYEERNAALQKHVESMRGAVDRLEGDVMQERGRNSLLQQHLETLRQALAASFSSVPLPGSGEMPTLDSIDAYMKRLHSIIMSNPQEHENLISTVRDLVSRLDR
- the hmg20a gene encoding high mobility group protein 20A isoform X2: MDEQQTPAANTENTNQRNGEEKTRRTNWTKGRKRKKPMKDRNAPKAPLTGYVRFMNDRREQLRAERPDVPFPEITRMLGNEWSKLPPEEKQRYLEEAERDKERYMRELEKYQKTEAYKHFTRKVQEKQKGKRHRGDVGNQAANEALHEQNAEGKDRTIFDIPIFTEEFLNHSKAREAEMRQLRKTNMEYEERNAALQKHVESMRGAVDRLEGDVMQERGRNSLLQQHLETLRQALAASFSSVPLPGSGEMPTLDSIDAYMKRLHSIIMSNPQEHENLISTVRDLVSRLDR